Part of the Paludisphaera borealis genome, GAGCACGTCGGGGCTCGGCTTCGACTTCGACGTGGTCCACGCCCTCGACTGGCGGACCCGCCCTGCGGCCGGCGAGCTGTCCGCCCGCGCCCCAGGCTCGATCGTCGTCGCCTCGCACGCCGCCGGCGACGACGACCTCGCGGAGCATATCGGGTTCGGTCCCCGCGAAACGCCCGACGCCTGGATCTGCGACCACCCGTGGGGAGCCGAGAGGCTGCATGCGCGCATCACCGGCGAACCCCTCGTCTTCACCGTCCCGACCGCCCACGCCCTCGCGACCCAGAAGACGCCGGCCCCCGAGGCCGACGCCGAGCCGCTTGCGACAGGTCCGTGCCTCGTGCTCTCGCTGGGCTCCGGAACGCGGGTTTCGTCGCGGACGTTGATCCGGGCTGTGCGAGCCGCCCGCGAGCGCGTGCCGGGGCTGGTCGTCGCGCTGTTTGACGCTGCGGGACGTTACGGCCGGCTCAAGCGGTGGCTGGACCGATCGGGCCTCGCCTCCACGCGATGGGGAGGGATGGCGCTGCCGACTCCCGACCTCTGGAACGCCGCCGTGGCCCAGGCGGCGGTGGTTGGCGTGGCGTCGCGCAATCCCGTCGACGACCCGACGGCCCACGCGGCTTGGCTGGCCGGTGTTCCCGTCGTCGGGCTGCTCACCGACGACTCCGACGCCCTCGCGCTCGCCCTGGCCGACGCCGTTTTCTGCCCCGAACGCCGCGACCACGACGTCCGGGCGTGCGCCGCGCTGGCCGGTCGGAGGCTCTCCCCGGAGTCGGTCGCCGCGGACCGTCTCCGCGCCTACCTCATGCTTCTCGACCGCAAACGAACCGCGCCGTCGCCCGAGCCGACCGGCCGTCCGACATCGGCCGATGAATCCGACGCCCCCCGGACGCTGGCGTTTCCCGACCTGCGGTCGCGGCTGACTTTGACTCCGGTTTCGAGCCGCGAGGTGCTGGCGTCGTGGTCGGTGCGCCCGGACGACTGGCGGTCGGCGCTTCAGTGGATGGGCCCCGAAGCGGTGCGAGCGGTGTTGACGATCCGCCTGTTCGACGTGACCGACGTGGCGTACGACGGCATGAATGCCCACAGCGTCTTCGACGTCGACCTGTCGCTCAGCGAGAACCATCGCGTGATCGCCGCGCCCTATGAGGGTCGGTCGCTGGCGGCCTGTCTGGGGGCGCGGTCGCAGTGGGGCTACTTCCATCCGCTGGCCCACGCCCGGATCTGCCACCTGCCGCGCGAGGGGCTGGCGCCGGTGTCGGACGGGAGGCGGCTGCGGATCATGCCTCGTCGCACCTGGACCTGATCGACCGCCGTCATCGTGATCGCCCCTCGCTC contains:
- a CDS encoding DUF4912 domain-containing protein, producing the protein MRVALLGWDLEDETVAELGGLGVEVVGFTRWFPDLPAREAHHGWLEVRCPHNIGGSPRDEALAFGVAVVREASTSGLGFDFDVVHALDWRTRPAAGELSARAPGSIVVASHAAGDDDLAEHIGFGPRETPDAWICDHPWGAERLHARITGEPLVFTVPTAHALATQKTPAPEADAEPLATGPCLVLSLGSGTRVSSRTLIRAVRAARERVPGLVVALFDAAGRYGRLKRWLDRSGLASTRWGGMALPTPDLWNAAVAQAAVVGVASRNPVDDPTAHAAWLAGVPVVGLLTDDSDALALALADAVFCPERRDHDVRACAALAGRRLSPESVAADRLRAYLMLLDRKRTAPSPEPTGRPTSADESDAPRTLAFPDLRSRLTLTPVSSREVLASWSVRPDDWRSALQWMGPEAVRAVLTIRLFDVTDVAYDGMNAHSVFDVDLSLSENHRVIAAPYEGRSLAACLGARSQWGYFHPLAHARICHLPREGLAPVSDGRRLRIMPRRTWT